GCCTTACTGGGAAAAAGCTATCTGTTAAAAATTTTGTATGGTCTCTTGAAGAAGTAATGATACAGACCTTAAAAGAGTTTGATATAGAGGCTTATAGACTGGAAAAGCTGCGGGGAGTATTCACGCCAAAAGGTAAAATAGGCTTTGTAGGAGTAAAAATATCCCGTTTTATTTCCTATCATGGATTTTCATTAAACGTAAATGTTGATAAAACGTTTTTTGATAAAATAATCCCCTGTGGAATAACTGATATTCCTGTTTGTAATATGGCAGACTTTATACCTGAGATTGATATTGAGCAGGTGAAGCCTGTTCTTAAAGAAAAAATAAAAATGATTTTAGGGGAAAAATAATGGAAAAAAACTTCTTTGTAAAATCCCATGGCCTTGGAAATGATTATATATGTTTAGATGAGGAAAATATTGATTTTCCTTTATCTACACAGGCTATAAAGACTATTTGCGATATCCATTATGGAATAGGTTCAGACGGGATACTACTGAAAACAGCTTCAGAAAAGGCTGATTTTGGTCTGAGAATTTTTAATCCTGATGGTTCAGAGGCAGAAAAAAGCGGAAATGGTTTAAGAATTTTCATAAAGTTCCTGTATGACTACGGATATACAGATAAAAAGGAATTTACAGTAGAAACAAAGGGTGGCATCGTAAAAGCAAATATTGATGAGCTTGAGAATGGTAAAGCCCGTATAATTACCGTAGATATGG
This genomic window from Persephonella sp. contains:
- the lipB gene encoding lipoyl(octanoyl) transferase LipB, encoding MEIIDLGKTEYNRALKLQKEFFEKKLKNPQQEDIVLITEHYPVYTLGKTTKKEHLINIPPEIPVVEIERGGSVTFHGGGQIVVYPIISLTGKKLSVKNFVWSLEEVMIQTLKEFDIEAYRLEKLRGVFTPKGKIGFVGVKISRFISYHGFSLNVNVDKTFFDKIIPCGITDIPVCNMADFIPEIDIEQVKPVLKEKIKMILGEK